A genome region from Pseudomonas anguilliseptica includes the following:
- a CDS encoding YkgJ family cysteine cluster protein, whose translation MSQNIPHTQLADKPAVSCSNCAACCCQLEVMLITDTGVPPRYIDTDDWGGEVMLRLDDGWCVALDRNSMRCTIYEVRPLICREFETASPECLDERKSMSSIYR comes from the coding sequence ATGAGTCAGAACATCCCCCATACCCAACTCGCGGATAAACCCGCAGTCAGCTGCAGCAACTGCGCGGCCTGCTGCTGTCAGCTGGAAGTCATGCTGATCACCGATACCGGCGTGCCGCCGCGCTATATCGATACCGATGACTGGGGCGGCGAAGTCATGCTGCGCCTCGACGACGGCTGGTGCGTAGCGCTGGACCGCAACAGCATGCGCTGCACCATCTACGAGGTGCGCCCACTGATCTGCCGCGAATTCGAAACCGCCTCCCCCGAGTGCCTGGACGAGCGCAAAAGCATGAGCAGCATCTACCGCTAG
- a CDS encoding NAD(P)/FAD-dependent oxidoreductase: MKIAIIGSGIAGLTSAYLLNRRHDIRVFEASDWIGGHTHTVDVQVDGQRYAVDTGFIVFNDWTYPNFIRLLSQLGVGFKDTEMSFSVSDPLSGVEYNGHNLNTLFAQRGNLLSAKFWGMVRDILRFNREALNDLNQQRIASDMTLGDYLQANGYSQRFIQHYIVPMGAAIWSMSLNDMLGFPLQFFVRFFKNHGLLSVSDRPQWCVVEGGSSSYVAPLTESFKQHIRLNCAVTRVERNALGVTLHSAAGSEHFDKVIFACHSDQALALLAEPTRVEKEILGALPYADNDVVLHTDTRLLPQRPRAWASWNYRLGGPGSQAAAVTYDMNILQGIQSDTTFCVSLNQTAAIDPNKILARYTYAHPQYSLAGMAAQARWEELLGANHSYFCGAYWANGFHEDGVVSALRVAREFGEAL; this comes from the coding sequence ATGAAAATCGCCATTATCGGCAGTGGTATCGCCGGTTTGACCAGCGCCTACCTGCTCAACCGTCGCCACGACATCAGAGTCTTTGAGGCCAGCGACTGGATCGGCGGACACACCCACACCGTGGATGTCCAGGTCGATGGTCAGCGTTATGCCGTGGACACCGGTTTTATCGTGTTCAACGATTGGACCTACCCGAACTTTATCCGCCTGCTCAGCCAGCTCGGCGTTGGCTTCAAGGACACCGAGATGAGTTTCTCGGTCAGCGATCCGCTAAGCGGCGTGGAATATAACGGCCACAACCTCAACACCTTGTTCGCCCAACGCGGCAACCTGCTGTCGGCAAAATTCTGGGGCATGGTGCGCGACATCCTTCGCTTTAACCGCGAGGCGCTGAACGACCTCAACCAACAGCGCATCGCCAGTGACATGACCCTGGGTGACTACCTCCAGGCCAATGGCTACAGTCAGCGCTTTATCCAGCATTACATCGTGCCCATGGGTGCGGCGATCTGGTCGATGTCGCTGAACGACATGCTCGGCTTCCCGCTGCAGTTCTTCGTGCGCTTCTTCAAGAACCACGGCCTGCTGTCGGTCAGTGACCGCCCGCAGTGGTGTGTGGTCGAGGGCGGCTCCAGCAGTTATGTGGCACCGCTGACAGAATCCTTCAAGCAGCATATCCGTCTCAACTGCGCAGTGACCCGGGTCGAGCGCAATGCCCTGGGCGTTACCCTGCACAGCGCCGCCGGCAGTGAACACTTCGACAAGGTGATATTCGCCTGCCACAGCGATCAGGCCCTGGCGCTGCTGGCCGAGCCCACTCGGGTCGAGAAGGAAATCCTCGGCGCGCTGCCCTATGCCGACAACGATGTGGTGCTGCACACCGACACCCGCCTGCTGCCGCAACGGCCACGGGCCTGGGCCAGCTGGAACTATCGCCTCGGCGGCCCGGGCAGCCAAGCTGCCGCCGTCACCTATGACATGAATATCCTACAGGGCATTCAGAGCGACACCACCTTCTGCGTCAGCCTGAACCAGACCGCCGCCATCGACCCGAACAAGATCCTCGCGCGCTACACCTACGCCCATCCGCAATACAGCCTGGCCGGCATGGCTGCCCAAGCGCGCTGGGAAGAGCTGCTCGGTGCCAACCACAGCTATTTCTGCGGCGCCTACTGGGCCAATGGCTTCCACGAAGATGGCGTAGTCAGCGCGCTGCGCGTGGCCCGTGAATTCGGTGAGGCGCTGTAG
- a CDS encoding DUF2878 domain-containing protein: MPKLIVNTLLFQLGWFACVFGGDSLWLLIVAAVLAVHLLWTSSWAAEGKLLISVFLAGSALDSFLLNLGVFDFSEPRTLIPLWLASLWLLLATTLNHCLAWTAQPWWRGSLLGAIAAPLSYYGGAQIAGVGLPYGTWQSLLLIGVIWALVMPVLHGFAKLYRSQYEQRLRTRQSV, translated from the coding sequence ATGCCTAAATTGATCGTCAACACCCTGCTATTTCAGCTCGGCTGGTTCGCCTGCGTGTTTGGCGGCGACAGCCTGTGGCTGCTGATTGTCGCAGCGGTGCTGGCGGTGCATCTGCTGTGGACCAGCAGCTGGGCGGCGGAAGGCAAGCTGCTGATCAGCGTGTTTCTCGCCGGCAGCGCGCTGGACAGTTTTCTGCTCAACCTCGGCGTGTTCGACTTCAGCGAGCCACGCACGCTGATCCCACTGTGGCTGGCCAGCCTGTGGCTGCTGCTGGCCACCACGCTCAACCACTGCCTGGCCTGGACCGCACAACCCTGGTGGCGCGGCAGCCTGCTGGGCGCCATCGCCGCACCGCTGTCCTATTACGGCGGCGCGCAGATCGCCGGCGTCGGCCTGCCCTACGGCACCTGGCAAAGCCTGCTGCTGATCGGCGTCATCTGGGCACTGGTGATGCCCGTGCTGCACGGCTTTGCCAAGCTCTATCGCAGCCAGTACGAACAGCGCCTGCGCACACGCCAGTCGGTTTAA
- a CDS encoding SAM-dependent methyltransferase produces MKSSSLTSAKHVVRAGSGIGASLLRRAVLRQLKQLRHGQLVIIEGDERMEFGDAHSSLSAEIRVQDGAVWGLVAGNGSIGSGEAYIHGYWTTPDLTAVFRVFVSNLEVLDAMESGLAQLGRPLIQGLHWLNRNTRKGSRKNISAHYNLGNDLFEQFLDPTMMYSAAMFQSADDNLEQAQLNKLERICQKLALKPCDHLLEIGTGWGSMAIYAATHYGCKVTTTTLSREQFAYTQQRIAEQGLQGQITLLLEDYRDLAGQYDKLVSIEMIEAVGHRFLPTYFEQCASLLKPDGLMLLQAITIRDQRYEQAKNAVDFIQRYIFPGGALPSVNKMLEIITAKTDMNLHHMEDFGLHYARTLRIWHDNLRLARHKLEQQGYDDYFFRLWEFYLCYCEGGFIERTIGTAQLLLAKPAARPAPLLGNLNA; encoded by the coding sequence ATGAAAAGCTCTAGCCTGACCTCCGCCAAACATGTGGTGCGCGCCGGCAGCGGCATTGGTGCCAGCCTGCTGCGCCGTGCGGTATTGCGCCAGCTGAAACAGCTGCGCCATGGCCAACTGGTGATCATTGAAGGTGACGAACGCATGGAGTTCGGCGATGCCCACTCCAGCCTCAGCGCCGAGATCCGGGTGCAGGATGGCGCCGTCTGGGGGCTGGTGGCCGGCAATGGTTCGATCGGCTCGGGCGAGGCCTATATCCACGGTTACTGGACCACCCCGGACCTGACCGCAGTGTTCCGCGTGTTCGTCAGCAACCTGGAGGTGCTCGACGCCATGGAAAGCGGTCTGGCCCAACTTGGCCGCCCGCTGATCCAGGGCCTGCACTGGCTCAACCGCAACACCCGCAAGGGCTCGCGCAAGAATATCTCGGCGCATTACAACCTGGGTAACGACCTGTTCGAGCAGTTTCTCGATCCAACCATGATGTACTCGGCGGCGATGTTCCAGAGTGCCGACGACAACCTGGAGCAGGCGCAGCTGAACAAGCTCGAACGCATCTGCCAGAAGCTGGCCCTCAAGCCCTGCGACCACCTGCTGGAAATCGGCACCGGCTGGGGCAGCATGGCGATCTACGCCGCCACCCACTACGGCTGCAAGGTCACCACCACCACCCTGTCGCGCGAGCAGTTCGCCTATACCCAGCAGCGCATTGCCGAACAGGGCCTGCAGGGGCAGATCACCCTGTTGCTGGAGGACTACCGCGACCTGGCCGGGCAGTACGACAAGCTGGTGTCAATCGAGATGATCGAAGCGGTTGGCCATCGCTTCCTGCCCACCTATTTCGAGCAATGCGCCAGCCTGCTCAAACCTGACGGCCTGATGCTGCTGCAGGCCATCACCATCCGCGACCAACGCTATGAGCAGGCGAAAAATGCCGTGGACTTTATCCAGCGCTATATCTTCCCCGGCGGCGCGCTACCCTCGGTGAACAAGATGCTGGAAATCATTACCGCCAAAACCGATATGAACCTGCATCACATGGAAGATTTCGGCCTGCACTACGCCCGCACCCTGCGCATCTGGCACGACAACCTGCGTCTGGCGCGGCACAAGCTGGAGCAACAGGGCTATGACGATTACTTCTTCCGCCTATGGGAGTTCTACCTGTGCTATTGCGAGGGCGGCTTTATCGAGCGCACCATCGGCACCGCGCAATTGCTGCTGGCCAAGCCGGCGGCCCGTCCTGCTCCGCTACTGGGAAATCTCAATGCCTAA
- the rtcR gene encoding RNA repair transcriptional activator RtcR, with amino-acid sequence MFARKTVAIGFVGATLDRVGKGANRWSKWRPSVGLCQQQDLLIDRLELINSPRDAGLAGRIRDDIAAVSPETEVCLHAMALRDPWDFQEVYGALHEFVSGYAFDTEREDYLVHITTGTHVAQICCFLLTEARYLPARLAQTSPGRRAEEATHSGTCTLIDLDLSRYDGIATRFRREQQETLAFLKSGIATRNPAFNRSIEQIERVAVRSRAPMLLVGPTGSGKSFLARRIYELKRARHLLQGRFVEVNCATLRGDGAVSALFGHSKGAFTGAQNAREGLLRAADGGMLFLDEIGELGPDEQAMLLKAIEEKRFFPQGCDKEVESDFLLIAGTHRDLRERVQQGLFREDLFARINLWTFELPGLAGRREDIEPNLEFELERYAREQGRQVRFNLQARQRYLAFASSREATWSGNFRELSASITRMATLADSGRIDEALVEDEILRLQSAWSGKGLAKAGMQQELERLLGERWQALDLFDQLQLPGVVALCREAASLSDAGRQLFAQSRQGKSQPNDADRLRKYLARFGLDWHVVRAL; translated from the coding sequence ATGTTCGCTAGGAAAACCGTTGCCATCGGCTTTGTCGGTGCCACCCTGGATAGAGTTGGCAAGGGTGCCAATCGCTGGAGCAAGTGGCGGCCCAGCGTTGGCCTGTGTCAGCAGCAGGATTTGCTGATTGACCGCCTCGAACTGATCAACAGCCCGCGCGACGCCGGGTTGGCTGGGCGCATACGCGACGATATCGCTGCGGTCTCGCCGGAAACCGAGGTGTGTTTGCATGCCATGGCCCTGCGTGATCCCTGGGATTTTCAGGAGGTCTACGGCGCGCTGCATGAGTTTGTCAGCGGCTATGCCTTCGATACCGAGCGCGAGGATTACCTCGTGCATATCACCACCGGCACCCACGTCGCGCAGATCTGCTGCTTCCTCCTGACCGAGGCGCGCTACCTGCCGGCGCGGCTGGCGCAGACATCGCCGGGGCGCCGCGCGGAGGAGGCCACGCACAGCGGCACCTGCACCCTGATCGACCTCGACCTGTCACGTTACGACGGTATTGCCACGCGCTTTCGTCGCGAGCAGCAGGAAACCCTGGCGTTTCTCAAATCCGGTATCGCCACGCGCAACCCGGCGTTCAACCGCAGCATCGAGCAGATCGAACGGGTTGCGGTGCGTTCGCGCGCGCCGATGCTGCTGGTCGGCCCGACGGGCTCGGGCAAGTCGTTTCTGGCCCGGCGCATCTATGAGCTCAAGCGCGCCCGGCATCTGCTGCAGGGGCGTTTTGTCGAGGTCAACTGCGCCACCCTGCGCGGCGACGGCGCCGTGTCGGCGTTGTTCGGCCATAGCAAAGGCGCCTTTACCGGCGCGCAGAACGCGCGCGAAGGGCTGTTGCGCGCGGCCGATGGCGGCATGCTGTTTCTCGATGAAATCGGCGAGTTGGGGCCGGACGAGCAGGCCATGCTGCTCAAGGCCATCGAGGAAAAGCGCTTCTTCCCCCAGGGCTGCGACAAGGAGGTGGAAAGCGACTTTCTGTTGATCGCCGGCACCCACCGCGACCTGCGCGAGCGGGTGCAGCAGGGGCTGTTTCGCGAGGATCTGTTCGCCCGCATCAACCTCTGGACCTTTGAACTGCCGGGACTGGCCGGGCGGCGTGAGGATATCGAACCGAACCTGGAGTTCGAGCTCGAGCGCTATGCCCGCGAGCAGGGCCGCCAAGTGCGCTTCAATCTGCAGGCGCGGCAGCGTTACCTGGCCTTCGCCAGCAGCCGTGAGGCGACCTGGAGCGGCAACTTCCGCGAACTGTCGGCTTCGATCACCCGTATGGCCACCCTGGCCGACAGCGGGCGGATCGACGAGGCCCTGGTGGAGGATGAAATTCTGCGTCTGCAAAGCGCCTGGAGCGGCAAAGGGCTGGCCAAGGCAGGCATGCAACAGGAGCTGGAGCGCCTGCTGGGCGAGCGCTGGCAGGCGCTGGATCTGTTCGATCAGTTGCAATTGCCAGGGGTGGTGGCGTTGTGTCGCGAAGCTGCCAGCCTGTCGGATGCAGGGCGCCAGTTATTTGCGCAATCGCGCCAGGGCAAAAGCCAGCCAAACGATGCGGATCGGCTGCGTAAATACCTGGCGCGTTTTGGGCTGGATTGGCATGTGGTGCGGGCGTTGTAA
- a CDS encoding DUF1365 domain-containing protein — protein sequence MNSALYSGWVQHRRFAPRLHNFRYRMGLLYLDLSEQEAVLALSPLAGRGRFAPFAFRESDYLPQFTGAGISLIDAVRQRVTEALGRTPLGAICLLTQPRSWGLSFNPASFFYCHEADGRLAAILCEVSNTPFRERYHYVLPADGEGHQHVAVAKAFHVSPFLPRELEYRMSFSPAGERLGIHMADWQGEEKLFDASLSLQRTELNHASLHRYLLQFPWMTGKTLAAIYWQALRLLLKRIPLFTHRAAEGDFRVARPASKEVPHEKL from the coding sequence CTGAACAGCGCCCTCTACAGCGGCTGGGTGCAGCACCGGCGGTTTGCCCCACGGCTGCACAACTTCCGCTACCGCATGGGCCTGCTCTACCTCGACCTGAGCGAGCAGGAGGCGGTGCTCGCGCTGTCGCCCCTGGCCGGACGTGGCCGCTTCGCGCCCTTTGCCTTTCGCGAAAGCGATTACCTGCCGCAGTTCACCGGTGCCGGTATCAGCCTGATCGACGCCGTGCGCCAGCGCGTGACGGAAGCCCTGGGACGCACGCCACTGGGCGCCATCTGCCTACTGACCCAGCCGCGCAGTTGGGGGCTGAGTTTCAACCCGGCGAGTTTCTTCTACTGCCATGAGGCCGATGGTCGCCTGGCGGCGATTCTCTGCGAGGTGAGCAACACGCCTTTCCGTGAGCGTTACCACTATGTGCTGCCGGCCGATGGCGAGGGGCACCAGCACGTCGCCGTGGCCAAGGCATTTCACGTCTCGCCGTTTCTGCCGCGCGAGCTAGAGTACCGCATGAGCTTCAGCCCGGCCGGTGAGCGCCTAGGTATTCATATGGCCGACTGGCAGGGCGAGGAAAAACTCTTCGACGCCAGCCTCAGCCTGCAACGCACTGAACTCAACCACGCCAGCCTGCACCGCTACCTGCTGCAGTTCCCCTGGATGACCGGCAAGACCCTAGCCGCCATCTACTGGCAGGCCCTGCGTCTGCTGCTCAAACGTATTCCCCTGTTCACCCATCGGGCCGCTGAAGGTGATTTCCGCGTCGCCCGCCCCGCATCAAAGGAAGTCCCCCATGAAAAGCTCTAG